One window from the genome of Sphingomonas lacunae encodes:
- a CDS encoding TIGR02186 family protein, which yields MAVMFRPVLLAVKGAACLLAMAASTSALPQSRDPVLVPDVSSRAIDIKYSFTGEELLLFGAIVYPDGRAPDERADIVVVIKGPTEAIRLREKQRIAGIWVNAQSVRFATAPGYYAIAASRPINQMMDERTAAIYELGLENLSLSPANFENEQQLRTFERGLIDLQRRRTLYAENFGSVEISNGVLYRAALAIPAQVPVGRYTAETYLVSKGRVLAVAAREIDIRKTGFDRFVADAAENYGILYGLAAVALSLGLGLGAGYVFRQR from the coding sequence ATGGCTGTGATGTTCCGCCCAGTCCTGCTCGCCGTGAAAGGGGCTGCATGCTTGTTGGCGATGGCTGCGTCCACTTCGGCGCTTCCTCAATCCAGAGACCCGGTGCTTGTCCCCGATGTCTCTAGCCGCGCAATTGACATCAAATACAGCTTTACAGGAGAGGAACTTCTGCTGTTCGGCGCCATCGTCTATCCTGACGGGAGAGCACCGGACGAGCGCGCCGACATCGTGGTTGTCATCAAAGGACCAACCGAAGCGATCCGATTGAGGGAAAAGCAACGCATTGCGGGTATCTGGGTCAATGCCCAGAGCGTGAGATTTGCGACCGCCCCCGGATATTACGCGATTGCTGCATCCAGACCGATCAATCAGATGATGGATGAGCGAACAGCGGCTATATACGAGCTGGGTCTCGAAAACCTCTCACTATCCCCGGCAAATTTCGAGAATGAGCAACAGCTCAGAACCTTTGAGCGTGGGCTGATTGACTTGCAACGGCGCCGCACCCTTTACGCGGAAAATTTTGGATCCGTGGAAATCAGCAATGGGGTTCTGTATCGGGCAGCCCTCGCCATCCCGGCCCAGGTGCCTGTTGGCAGATACACGGCGGAGACATATCTTGTGTCCAAAGGCCGCGTGCTCGCAGTTGCGGCCCGGGAGATAGACATCCGCAAGACCGGCTTTGATCGGTTTGTTGCAGATGCAGCGGAAAATTATGGCATATTGTATGGGCTTGCCGCTGTTGCGCTATCGCTCGGACTTGGCCTGGGTGCTGGTTATGTGTTTCGACAGCGATAA